The proteins below come from a single Mercenaria mercenaria strain notata chromosome 3, MADL_Memer_1, whole genome shotgun sequence genomic window:
- the LOC123524943 gene encoding uncharacterized protein LOC123524943 → MFRFKMESVRTRVVCLFKLCFVLVGVMICVMPFLQVSYIRKKLQIRDQKFDISNLRSFQKLDTPAVVLVFSHRDAFSRREQIRKTWAKGHKHVYFMVSELYCPHPPENRISGKCIPKGKSVNRKHAQKYIEKEEAVTRKLRNESNVVLLNNVDVFEELHKKINESFTWAIRKVNARWIIHVEDSMDVKLDTLEHHLLSKFDETKITVLIALLKCESALDIGKRGLSCNSSLKQGHFTLSSCAFNHIVSRQYVAYLENGGKHIFEYIDTYNGSTTRVTDSQFIQSIHREDDSGLITMNEKGNSTGILILDLSFKSNKTYIHPDCLRIRPIKSSQTNNTVYPLTENPSNYLHSDRFDLIVKMAYAYYYVFENRVPLVIQTAYIEHLRVWNHFKEGCNLRKSWYDSKIACTAKQNSSDFLASFHNTIETIKKYGFNSSVSRIPVDRNGFLNNGAHRTSASVILSKNATFEHHTYKQHFGWGYKYFKGLGMSVKSFNVVMLEWMKIQMKLPYFNTFTSMFQYFQTIERRSNA, encoded by the coding sequence ATGTTCCGCTTCAAAATGGAATCAGTTCGTACACGAGTGGTCTgtttatttaaattatgttttgttcTCGTAGGAGTTATGATATGTGTTATGCCTTTCTTGCAAGTTTCTTACATTCGAAAGAAACTACAAATTAGAGATCAAAAGTTTGACATTTCAAATTTACGCAGTTTCCAAAAACTTGACACGCCTGCAGTTGTACTTGTTTTCAGTCATCGTGATGCATTCAGCCGCCGAGAACAAATTAGAAAAACTTGGGCAAAGGGACATAAGCACGTTTATTTCATGGTTAGTGAGCTGTATTGTCCGCATCCACCAGAAAACCGTATCTCTGGAAAATGTATCCCAAAAGGTAAATCTGTGAATCGGAAACACGcgcaaaaatatatagaaaaagagGAAGCAGTTACAAGAAAACTTCGCAATGAATCAAACGTAGTGTTATTAAATAATGTAGATGTTTTCGAGGAATTACATAAGAAGATAAATGAAAGTTTTACTTGGGCCATACGAAAAGTGAATGCACGATGGATCATACATGTAGAAGATTCAATGGATGTGAAACTAGATACGTTAGAACATCATCTTTTATCAAAGTTTGACGAAACTAAAATCACTGTTTTAATAGCATTACTGAAATGTGAATCTGCACTGGACATAGGCAAACGGGGTCTGTCTTGTAATTCAAGTTTAAAACAAGGTCATTTTACTCTATCTTCCTGTGCTTTTAATCACATTGTGTCGCGACAATATGTTGCATACTTGGAAAATGGCGGGAAacatatatttgaatatattgacACGTATAATGGCAGTACAACACGAGTCACGGACTCTCAATTTATACAATCTATTCATCGAGAAGACGATTCTGGTTTAATTACAATGAATGAAAAGGGTAATAGTACAGGAATACTAATTCTAGACTTAAGCTTCAAGTCcaataaaacatatattcatCCGGACTGTTTACGAATAAGACCGATTAAAAGTTCACAAACAAATAACACAGTATATCCATTGACTGAAAACCCTTCAAACTACTTACATTCGGATAGATTTGACTTAATAGTCAAAATGGCCTATGCATATTATTATGTTTTTGAAAACCGAGTACCACTTGTGATTCAAACTGCATATATCGAACATTTGAGAGTATGGAATCATTTTAAGGAAGGGTGTAACTTGAGAAAATCTTGGTATGATTcaaaaatagcatgtactgcaAAACAGAACAGTTCGGATTTTCTTGCATCGTTCCATAATACAATAGAAACTATTAAAAAGTATGGGTTTAATTCAAGCGTGTCAAGGATTCCTGTTGATAGAAACGGATTTCTTAACAATGGCGCACATAGGACGTCGGCCTCCGTAATTTTATCCAAGAATGCAACTTTCGAACATCACACGTACAAGCAACATTTTGGTTGGGGATATAAGTATTTCAAAGGTTTGGGAATGTCAGTAAAATCTTTCAATGTTGTCATGTTAGAATGGATGAAAATACAGATGAAGCTGCCATATTTTAACACGTTCACTTCcatgtttcaatattttcaaacgATAGAAAGAAGAAGCAATGcgtaa